A single window of Streptomyces xanthii DNA harbors:
- a CDS encoding SulP family inorganic anion transporter — MTLKSRFPFLRQDVAASLVVFLVALPLCVGVAVASGVPAELGLVTGIVGGIVTGLLPGSSLQVSGPAAGMTVLVYEAVSTYGVAALGVIVLMAGLLQLAMGFLGIGRWFRAISVSVVEGMLCGIGLVIIAGQLYAAAGLKAPETGLGKLTGLPGAFADAVGSPEALISLAIGAGTVAVIVLWKRLPAKVRTVPGALAAVVLATLASLVGDLPVATVEVEGLLGAIQPPGAGALGELADPAIWGTVLAFALIASAESLFSAAAVDRLHTGPRTRYNKEMIAQGAGNTVCGLLGALPMTAVIVRSSANVQAGARTKASRVLHGVWLLLFAAALPSTLALIPLPALAGVLVHAGWKLIPFRQVGLLWRGHKGEALVLVVTAVSIVAMNMLEGVLIGLALAVVKTAWEASHLKTEVIDKGAGPIQVHLSGNATFLRLPKILDSLEALPQDRPIEVYLSGLHHLDHACRSALESWAEQHSAAGTAPVRVTSDEPAKAAAS; from the coding sequence ATGACACTGAAGTCGAGGTTCCCCTTCCTGCGGCAGGACGTCGCCGCGTCCCTCGTCGTGTTTCTCGTGGCCCTGCCGCTGTGCGTCGGCGTGGCCGTCGCCTCCGGCGTCCCCGCCGAACTGGGCCTGGTCACCGGCATCGTGGGCGGGATCGTCACCGGCCTGCTCCCGGGCAGCAGCCTTCAGGTGTCGGGGCCCGCCGCGGGCATGACCGTGCTCGTCTACGAGGCGGTCAGCACGTACGGAGTGGCCGCGCTGGGCGTGATCGTCCTGATGGCCGGTCTGCTCCAGCTCGCCATGGGCTTCCTCGGGATAGGCCGCTGGTTCCGGGCCATCTCCGTGTCCGTGGTCGAGGGCATGCTGTGCGGCATCGGCCTCGTGATCATCGCCGGTCAGCTCTACGCGGCGGCGGGCCTCAAGGCCCCGGAGACGGGACTCGGGAAGCTCACGGGCCTGCCCGGCGCGTTCGCCGACGCCGTCGGCAGCCCGGAGGCCCTGATCTCGCTGGCGATCGGCGCCGGAACCGTCGCCGTCATCGTGCTGTGGAAGCGGCTGCCCGCCAAGGTACGCACGGTGCCCGGCGCCCTCGCGGCGGTGGTCCTTGCGACGCTGGCCTCGCTGGTCGGCGACCTGCCGGTCGCCACGGTCGAGGTGGAGGGCCTGCTCGGCGCGATCCAGCCGCCCGGGGCCGGCGCGCTCGGTGAGCTGGCCGACCCGGCGATCTGGGGCACCGTCCTCGCGTTCGCGCTGATCGCCTCCGCCGAATCGCTGTTCAGCGCGGCGGCCGTGGACCGCCTGCACACCGGTCCGCGCACCCGCTACAACAAGGAGATGATCGCCCAGGGCGCGGGGAACACGGTGTGCGGCCTGCTCGGCGCGCTGCCGATGACCGCGGTGATCGTGCGCAGTTCGGCGAACGTGCAGGCGGGCGCCAGGACGAAGGCGTCGCGCGTCCTGCACGGCGTGTGGCTCCTGCTGTTCGCGGCGGCGCTGCCGTCCACGCTGGCACTCATCCCGCTGCCCGCGCTGGCCGGCGTGCTCGTGCACGCGGGCTGGAAGCTGATCCCGTTCCGGCAGGTCGGCCTGCTGTGGCGCGGGCACAAGGGCGAGGCGCTCGTCCTGGTCGTCACCGCCGTGTCGATCGTCGCGATGAACATGCTCGAGGGCGTGCTCATCGGACTGGCCCTGGCCGTCGTCAAGACCGCCTGGGAGGCCTCGCACCTGAAGACGGAGGTCATAGACAAGGGCGCCGGTCCGATCCAGGTGCACCTGTCGGGCAACGCGACGTTCCTGCGGCTGCCGAAGATACTCGACAGCCTGGAGGCGCTTCCGCAGGACCGGCCGATCGAGGTGTACCTGTCCGGGCTGCACCATCTCGACCACGCCTGCCGCTCGGCGCTGGAGAGTTGGGCCGAGCAGCACAGTGCCGCCGGCACGGCTCCGGTGCGGGTCACGTCCGACGAACCGGCCAAGGCCGCCGCGTCGTAG
- a CDS encoding DUF389 domain-containing protein, giving the protein MLHVRLIAPPDRTDAAVRVAADSPAAVNVVLLRGAAHQPPGDVVEFDVAREAADTVLRELRSLGLEESGGITVEQLDLSLSRAADRAERLVPGDPDDAVVWDELAAHTAADSRLTWAFLAFLTLATQIAAIGALLDQPVLIVGAMVLGPEFGPVSAICFGLVRGDGRAVGGALRTLVVGFAVAVAFTMACAAVGRGLGWVTPDMLVTRPLTDFIVHPDRWSFIVALLAGVAGVLSLTAGKSAVLVGVFISVTTVPAAGNLALAVPLAHWDEVSASLVQLGLNLMGMLISGTATLIVMKQLWARYGLPLKAPRAARETA; this is encoded by the coding sequence GTGCTGCATGTACGACTCATCGCCCCGCCCGACCGCACCGACGCCGCCGTGCGCGTCGCCGCGGACAGCCCCGCCGCCGTGAACGTGGTCCTGCTGCGGGGCGCCGCGCACCAACCGCCGGGTGACGTCGTGGAGTTCGACGTCGCCCGCGAGGCCGCCGACACCGTGCTGCGTGAACTGCGCTCGCTCGGCCTGGAGGAGAGCGGCGGCATCACGGTGGAGCAGCTCGACCTGTCGCTGTCCCGCGCGGCGGACCGGGCCGAACGACTCGTTCCGGGTGACCCGGACGACGCGGTCGTCTGGGACGAGCTCGCGGCGCACACCGCCGCCGACTCGCGGCTCACCTGGGCGTTCCTGGCCTTCCTCACGCTGGCGACGCAGATCGCCGCCATCGGCGCGCTCCTCGACCAGCCGGTCCTCATCGTCGGCGCCATGGTGCTCGGCCCGGAGTTCGGCCCCGTCTCGGCCATCTGCTTCGGTCTGGTGCGCGGGGACGGGCGAGCCGTCGGCGGTGCGCTGCGCACGCTCGTGGTCGGCTTCGCGGTCGCCGTCGCGTTCACGATGGCGTGCGCGGCCGTGGGGCGGGGGCTCGGCTGGGTCACGCCGGACATGCTGGTCACCCGGCCGCTGACCGACTTCATCGTCCATCCGGACCGCTGGTCGTTCATCGTGGCGCTGCTCGCGGGTGTCGCCGGCGTCCTCTCCCTGACGGCCGGCAAGTCGGCCGTGCTCGTGGGTGTGTTCATCTCGGTCACGACGGTGCCCGCCGCCGGAAACCTCGCGCTCGCCGTGCCGCTCGCGCACTGGGACGAGGTGAGCGCTTCGCTGGTTCAGCTCGGCCTGAACCTCATGGGCATGCTGATCTCCGGCACCGCGACCCTGATCGTCATGAAGCAGCTCTGGGCCCGGTACGGCCTGCCGCTGAAGGCTCCCCGTGCCGCCCGTGAGACCGCCTGA
- a CDS encoding phytase yields MAPSHRTRQVVGRLALLTALAALSTVVPGSAVAADDLPAVRPTAETPAVYDDEAGGNADADDPAIWRNPADPDRSLVIATVKEGGLRVYDLDAREVQSVPAPRAPGPDDAPGRFNNVDLVPGMKTRSGKADLAVTSDRGSDRLRIYRIDGSGSGAPLTDVTAPTAPAVFSGSQEEINEQRTAYGLATWTDPSSGRSYAVVSRRERTELSLLELTAGSDGTVSYRKIRTLALPSAFKLPNGRTWSPCAEPDELPQVEGMVVDPETGTLYAGQEDVGIWRMDADLGGTPELVDKVREYGVPGTYDPETEECVPGADPGFGGTRLRADVEGLTLLRQKDGDGYLLASSQGDNTFAAYDRELDEDNEYEGGFRITAASATLDGTEESDGAAVLNEPLGTKYPHGLLVVQDGDDKPGETGRDATDFKFVDLKPVLVALDD; encoded by the coding sequence ATGGCTCCGTCCCACCGGACCCGCCAAGTCGTAGGCCGGCTCGCGCTGTTGACCGCGCTCGCCGCACTGTCCACCGTCGTACCCGGATCCGCCGTCGCGGCGGACGATCTGCCCGCGGTGCGGCCGACCGCAGAGACACCGGCCGTGTACGACGACGAGGCGGGCGGCAACGCGGACGCCGACGACCCCGCGATCTGGCGCAACCCGGCGGACCCGGACCGCAGCCTCGTCATCGCCACGGTGAAGGAGGGAGGCCTGCGCGTCTACGACCTCGACGCGCGCGAAGTGCAGTCCGTCCCGGCGCCGCGTGCCCCCGGTCCGGACGACGCGCCCGGCCGGTTCAACAACGTCGACCTCGTGCCCGGCATGAAGACCCGCTCCGGCAAGGCCGATCTGGCCGTCACCAGCGACCGGGGCAGCGACCGGCTGCGGATCTACCGGATCGACGGCAGCGGTTCGGGCGCCCCGCTCACCGACGTGACCGCGCCCACGGCCCCGGCGGTCTTCTCCGGCTCCCAGGAGGAGATCAACGAGCAGCGCACCGCCTACGGCCTCGCCACCTGGACCGACCCGTCCAGCGGCCGCTCGTACGCGGTGGTCAGCCGGCGGGAGCGGACCGAACTCAGCCTGCTGGAACTGACCGCGGGCTCCGACGGCACCGTCTCGTACCGGAAGATCCGTACCCTCGCACTGCCCTCGGCCTTCAAGCTGCCCAACGGCCGGACCTGGTCCCCGTGCGCCGAGCCGGACGAACTGCCGCAGGTCGAGGGCATGGTCGTCGACCCGGAGACCGGCACGCTCTACGCGGGCCAGGAGGACGTCGGCATCTGGCGCATGGACGCCGACCTCGGCGGCACCCCCGAACTCGTCGACAAGGTCCGCGAGTACGGCGTGCCGGGCACGTACGACCCGGAGACCGAGGAGTGCGTCCCGGGCGCGGACCCCGGCTTCGGCGGCACGCGTCTGCGCGCCGACGTCGAGGGACTCACCCTGCTGCGCCAGAAGGACGGCGACGGCTATCTCCTCGCCTCCAGCCAGGGCGACAACACCTTCGCCGCCTACGACCGCGAGCTCGACGAGGACAACGAGTACGAGGGCGGGTTCAGGATCACGGCCGCCTCCGCCACCCTCGACGGCACCGAGGAGAGCGACGGCGCCGCCGTCCTGAACGAGCCGCTCGGAACGAAGTACCCGCACGGCCTCCTCGTCGTCCAGGACGGCGACGACAAGCCGGGGGAGACGGGCCGGGACGCCACGGACTTCAAGTTCGTGGACCTGAAGCCCGTGCTCGTCGCGCTCGACGACTGA